In Fimbriiglobus ruber, a genomic segment contains:
- a CDS encoding DNA ligase translates to MPDLDDGKTAEMLGSGSKPYILKNVGGVYSCSCPAWRNQSIAIEKRTCKHLRKFRGDAAEDARIGSATPPKPATTDATGDEEPTAAGPPLLLAESWDATADLTGWWMSEKLDGVRAYWDGSRFLSRLGNVYHAPDWFVQGLPPMILDGELWVGRKAFQRTVGIVRRQDKPDIWKEVRFLIFDAPAARGTFESRMEFLGQAIPGWKAAYAALHPHAVCRGTDHLRGELSRVEALGGEGLMLRKPGSKYETGRSSTLLKVKSFHDAEAVVVAHEAGKGRHKGRLGALVVRLGNGKEFSVGTGFSDREREAPPAPGATITFRYQELSDGGIPRFPSFVRVRSDDTTAKSPLPAGPVARPAAAKAPVVTTAAAPTAGGKRYFECVEDGASKFWEVWVEGVEVCTRWGKIGTDGRVTKKTFATAEKAQTAAGGMIVEKTDKGYGKK, encoded by the coding sequence GTGCCCGACCTCGACGACGGCAAAACCGCGGAAATGCTAGGGTCCGGGTCCAAGCCCTACATTTTGAAAAACGTCGGCGGCGTTTACTCGTGTTCGTGCCCGGCGTGGCGGAACCAGTCGATCGCGATCGAGAAGCGGACGTGCAAGCACCTCCGTAAGTTCCGCGGCGACGCGGCGGAAGACGCGCGCATTGGCAGCGCGACGCCACCCAAACCAGCAACGACCGATGCGACCGGCGACGAGGAGCCGACCGCGGCCGGGCCGCCACTGTTGCTCGCGGAGAGCTGGGACGCCACGGCCGATCTGACCGGGTGGTGGATGAGCGAAAAGCTCGACGGCGTCCGCGCGTACTGGGACGGCAGCCGGTTCCTCTCGCGACTTGGCAACGTCTACCACGCGCCGGACTGGTTCGTTCAGGGATTGCCGCCGATGATCCTCGACGGCGAGCTGTGGGTCGGCCGGAAGGCGTTCCAGCGGACCGTGGGCATCGTCCGCCGGCAGGACAAGCCGGACATCTGGAAGGAAGTGCGATTCCTGATCTTCGACGCCCCGGCCGCACGCGGGACGTTCGAGTCCCGGATGGAGTTCTTGGGCCAGGCGATCCCCGGCTGGAAAGCGGCGTACGCCGCGCTACACCCCCACGCCGTGTGCCGGGGCACCGACCACCTCCGCGGGGAACTGTCCCGGGTCGAGGCGCTCGGCGGCGAGGGGCTCATGCTCCGCAAGCCGGGGTCGAAGTACGAGACCGGCCGGTCGAGTACACTCCTCAAGGTGAAGAGCTTCCACGACGCGGAGGCGGTGGTCGTTGCCCACGAAGCCGGCAAGGGCCGGCACAAGGGGAGGCTCGGCGCGCTGGTCGTGCGCCTGGGCAACGGCAAGGAATTCTCCGTCGGAACCGGATTCAGCGACCGCGAGCGTGAAGCCCCGCCCGCGCCCGGCGCGACGATCACGTTCCGCTACCAGGAACTGTCCGACGGCGGCATTCCCCGCTTCCCGAGCTTCGTCCGCGTGCGATCCGACGACACGACGGCGAAGTCGCCTCTACCCGCCGGCCCGGTCGCCCGACCGGCAGCAGCCAAGGCGCCAGTGGTCACGACAGCGGCCGCCCCGACGGCGGGTGGGAAGCGCTATTTCGAGTGCGTGGAAGACGGGGCGAGCAAGTTCTGGGAGGTGTGGGTCGAGGGCGTCGAGGTGTGTACACGGTGGGGCAAGATCGGCACCGACGGCCGGGTGACGAAAAAGACGTTCGCCACGGCCGAGAAGGCTCAAACCGCGGCGGGCGGGATGATCGTCGAAAAAACCGACAAGGGTTACGGGAAGAAATAG
- a CDS encoding efflux RND transporter permease subunit: MIWDICIRRPVFTTMLVLAPVVLGLASYARLGVELFPNVDVPVVVVTTTLKGASVDEMESAVTKPIEEAVNTVSGIDELRSTTKEGLSQLVIGFKLEKNGDVAAQEVRDKVSLLTAQLPVGTDAPKVEKFNLDAAPVVTLAVSGRRPLREVTEIAKKLIKEDLEGVSGVGAVVLVGGQTRAVNVTVLPDRLRALGLSVDEVRGALSRQNLETPGGRVDSGAREEGLRTVGRVRRVKDFEDVVIATKGGYPLRMKDVARVEDGVEEPRGLSRLDGDIAVSLVIQKQSGGNTVQVADAVNERLARIRPSLPADIRVEVIRDQSKFIKGSIQEVKFHLVLAALLVSGVLLLFIRDWRTTIVAALAVPTSIIGTFAFMDAMGFSLNNMTLLGLILAVGIVIDDAVVVLENVFRHMEEYGRTPWEAASLATREIALAVFATTLSLAVIFAPIAFMSGQVGRFFNSFGFVVGFAVLLSMVVSFTLTPMLCARFLRKPKEGAHGGGQTGFWGWVTRRYVGLLAWCLRRWWRRGLVVASAFALLLSTVPLAVLVGSDFVPKDDQSEFEVAITAPEGYTLEQTSRICEEIEHKLTGVRGVTNVFTTIGETSGKAAKGQGDVTRVSIYCRMTDLSARPFHQRDAMADARTIMADYPDMRTTVQEIKMFSSSAFKNVQLELSIRGPDSEKLDDYAARALKWMKANPNLTDADTNAAARTPELQVLIDRDKAADLGVSIQAVASTLQVLVGGEPVTKYKEGVEQYDVWLRADLPSRDRAAAIADLTVPSEGGKLVELRNLATLDPARGPATVERYNRQRQVTVQCNLAPGIPLGSALPEVDAFVKTLDLPPEYRYEFLGEAKLMADSNSNFAVAFFLAFVFMYMILAAQFESLVHPITILAAVPLTIPCALVSLLFLRTPLDVYAMIGLFMLFGIVKKNGILQVDYTNVLRAKGLPRDEAILAANEARLRPILMTTVMLVAAMIPIATGAGPGASARASMAKVILGGQLLSLLLTLLITPVAYSIWDDIERTAGRAGRWLMRRRGASNKSVATAAEEPVGAGTVGEPATVAGP; the protein is encoded by the coding sequence ATGATCTGGGACATCTGCATACGGCGTCCGGTCTTCACCACCATGCTGGTACTCGCGCCCGTCGTTCTCGGACTGGCGTCGTACGCGCGGCTCGGGGTGGAACTATTCCCGAACGTGGACGTGCCTGTAGTGGTCGTCACGACGACACTCAAGGGCGCGAGCGTGGACGAGATGGAGTCGGCCGTCACCAAGCCGATCGAAGAGGCCGTCAACACGGTCTCCGGAATCGACGAATTGCGGTCCACGACCAAAGAAGGGCTGTCTCAACTGGTGATCGGCTTCAAGCTCGAAAAGAACGGCGACGTGGCCGCCCAGGAAGTGCGGGACAAGGTCTCCCTCCTGACGGCCCAACTCCCGGTCGGGACGGACGCCCCGAAGGTCGAGAAGTTTAACCTGGACGCGGCACCCGTCGTCACCCTCGCCGTGTCCGGTCGGCGGCCGCTGCGGGAGGTGACGGAGATCGCCAAGAAGCTGATTAAGGAAGACCTGGAAGGCGTGAGCGGCGTCGGGGCGGTGGTACTGGTCGGCGGGCAGACGCGCGCGGTGAACGTGACGGTGCTGCCGGACCGGCTCCGGGCGTTGGGTCTGTCGGTGGACGAGGTCCGCGGGGCACTCTCCCGGCAGAACCTGGAGACGCCCGGCGGCCGCGTCGATTCGGGGGCGCGGGAAGAAGGGCTGCGGACCGTCGGCCGCGTCCGGCGGGTGAAGGACTTTGAAGACGTCGTGATCGCCACCAAAGGCGGCTACCCCCTCCGGATGAAGGACGTGGCCCGGGTCGAGGACGGGGTCGAGGAACCTCGCGGGCTCAGCCGACTGGACGGGGACATCGCCGTCAGCCTGGTCATTCAGAAGCAGTCCGGTGGAAACACCGTCCAAGTGGCCGACGCGGTCAACGAACGACTCGCCCGTATCCGCCCGTCCCTCCCGGCCGACATCCGCGTGGAAGTCATCCGCGACCAGTCGAAATTCATTAAGGGATCGATTCAGGAGGTCAAGTTTCACCTGGTTCTGGCCGCCCTGTTGGTGAGCGGTGTACTGCTCCTGTTCATCCGCGACTGGCGGACCACGATCGTCGCCGCGCTGGCCGTGCCGACCAGCATCATTGGCACGTTTGCGTTCATGGACGCGATGGGCTTCAGCCTGAACAACATGACCCTGCTCGGCCTGATTCTGGCCGTCGGGATCGTGATCGACGACGCGGTCGTGGTGTTGGAGAACGTCTTCCGGCACATGGAGGAGTACGGCCGGACGCCGTGGGAAGCGGCCTCCCTGGCCACCCGCGAAATCGCGCTGGCCGTGTTCGCGACGACCCTGTCGTTGGCCGTCATTTTCGCCCCGATCGCGTTCATGTCCGGGCAGGTCGGCCGGTTCTTCAACAGCTTCGGGTTCGTCGTCGGGTTCGCGGTCCTGCTGTCGATGGTCGTCAGCTTCACCCTGACGCCGATGCTCTGCGCCCGGTTCCTCCGGAAGCCGAAGGAAGGCGCTCACGGCGGCGGCCAGACCGGGTTCTGGGGGTGGGTGACGCGGCGGTACGTCGGCCTGCTCGCCTGGTGCCTCCGCCGGTGGTGGCGGCGGGGGCTGGTCGTGGCGTCCGCGTTCGCCCTGCTACTCTCGACCGTCCCGCTTGCGGTCCTCGTCGGGTCCGACTTCGTGCCCAAGGACGACCAGAGCGAGTTCGAGGTCGCGATCACCGCGCCGGAAGGGTACACGCTGGAGCAGACGAGCCGGATCTGCGAAGAAATCGAACACAAGTTGACCGGAGTCCGCGGCGTGACCAACGTGTTCACGACGATCGGCGAGACGAGCGGGAAGGCGGCCAAGGGGCAGGGGGACGTAACCCGGGTGTCGATCTACTGCCGGATGACCGACCTCTCCGCACGGCCGTTCCACCAGCGGGACGCGATGGCCGACGCCCGCACGATCATGGCCGACTACCCGGACATGCGGACCACCGTGCAGGAAATCAAGATGTTCAGCTCCAGCGCGTTCAAGAACGTCCAGCTCGAACTCAGCATCCGCGGCCCGGACAGCGAAAAACTCGACGACTACGCCGCCCGTGCCCTCAAGTGGATGAAAGCAAACCCGAACCTGACGGACGCCGATACGAACGCGGCCGCCCGGACGCCGGAACTCCAGGTGCTCATCGACCGCGACAAGGCGGCCGACCTGGGGGTGTCGATCCAGGCCGTAGCGTCCACGCTCCAGGTGCTGGTCGGCGGGGAGCCGGTGACGAAATACAAGGAGGGCGTCGAGCAGTACGACGTCTGGCTGCGGGCCGACCTGCCGAGCCGCGACCGGGCGGCGGCCATCGCCGACCTGACGGTTCCCAGCGAGGGTGGGAAACTGGTCGAGCTACGGAACCTGGCCACCCTCGACCCCGCCCGCGGCCCGGCCACGGTCGAGCGGTACAACCGCCAGCGTCAGGTCACGGTCCAGTGCAACCTGGCCCCGGGCATCCCGCTCGGGTCCGCCCTTCCGGAAGTCGACGCGTTCGTCAAGACGCTCGACCTGCCGCCCGAGTACCGCTACGAGTTCTTGGGCGAAGCCAAGCTGATGGCCGACTCGAACTCGAACTTCGCGGTCGCGTTCTTCCTGGCCTTCGTGTTCATGTACATGATCCTGGCGGCCCAGTTCGAGAGCCTGGTCCACCCGATCACGATCCTCGCGGCCGTCCCGCTCACGATCCCGTGTGCGCTCGTGTCGCTCCTCTTCCTGCGGACGCCGCTCGACGTGTACGCGATGATCGGCCTGTTCATGCTCTTCGGGATCGTGAAGAAGAACGGGATTTTGCAGGTGGACTACACGAACGTCCTCCGGGCCAAGGGCCTCCCGCGCGACGAGGCGATCCTGGCGGCGAACGAGGCCCGCCTGCGGCCGATCCTGATGACGACGGTGATGCTGGTGGCCGCGATGATCCCGATCGCGACGGGGGCCGGCCCCGGGGCGAGCGCCCGCGCCAGCATGGCCAAGGTCATCCTCGGCGGCCAACTCCTGTCGCTCCTGCTCACCCTCCTCATCACCCCGGTCGCGTACTCGATTTGGGACGACATCGAGCGCACGGCAGGACGCGCAGGCCGGTGGCTGATGCGGCGGCGTGGGGCGAGCAACAAGTCGGTGGCCACGGCGGCCGAGGAACCGGTCGGCGCGGGGACAGTCGGCGAACCGGCAACGGTGGCCGGACCGTGA
- a CDS encoding efflux RND transporter periplasmic adaptor subunit — protein sequence MTRWNRPLLLAATLAFGTGCGGPKDGTSATGAGKDAPVTVTTAPLTTRLVPRTVPAVGTLYGYEEATLSPKVDGRVIAIHADVGDMVVPGSVLLELDPVDCQKEVDRAQKAMELELARLDLQILLTKEQFKAADVPAVRRAQFTLTSAEREFNRVKSLGGVSDREFRAAETELSVAAASRNVAISEANAGLATAWLKKSELEQAEQRLHDTVLRAPVPAGWEAWAAMVGPGFSPLRYSVAQRMLSEGEMVRSMPVTNAFKLVIDHALKLRAAVPERFTPDVKVGQPADVRVDAYSDHVFHGRVARVNPTVDTATRTFMVEIEVPNLDGRLKAGGFARAAILTRTDAAVKSVPPQAIVNFAGVNKVFVVANEKAKAVVVDVGTRDKDWIEVIGDVTNGATVVTSGQTQLVDGSAVRVRP from the coding sequence ATGACCCGCTGGAATCGCCCACTCTTGCTGGCCGCGACCCTCGCCTTCGGAACCGGGTGCGGTGGCCCGAAAGACGGCACCTCGGCCACCGGCGCCGGGAAGGATGCACCCGTTACCGTGACGACCGCGCCGTTGACGACGCGGCTCGTCCCGCGGACCGTCCCGGCTGTGGGCACGCTGTACGGCTACGAGGAAGCGACGCTCTCGCCGAAAGTGGACGGCCGTGTCATCGCGATCCACGCCGACGTGGGCGACATGGTGGTGCCCGGGTCGGTCCTGCTCGAACTGGATCCGGTCGACTGCCAGAAAGAGGTCGACCGTGCCCAAAAGGCGATGGAGCTCGAACTCGCCAGGCTCGACCTGCAGATTCTGTTGACCAAGGAACAGTTCAAGGCGGCGGACGTGCCGGCCGTCCGCCGGGCACAATTCACGCTCACCAGTGCCGAGCGCGAGTTCAACCGGGTGAAGAGTCTGGGCGGCGTATCCGACCGCGAATTCCGCGCGGCCGAGACCGAATTGAGCGTGGCGGCCGCGTCCAGGAACGTGGCGATCAGCGAGGCGAACGCCGGGCTCGCCACGGCTTGGCTGAAGAAGAGTGAACTGGAGCAGGCCGAGCAACGGCTCCACGACACCGTGCTCCGGGCTCCCGTCCCGGCCGGCTGGGAAGCGTGGGCGGCGATGGTCGGTCCGGGGTTCTCGCCCCTGCGGTATTCGGTCGCCCAGAGGATGCTGTCCGAGGGCGAGATGGTCCGCAGCATGCCCGTCACGAACGCATTCAAGCTGGTCATCGACCACGCCCTGAAACTGCGAGCCGCCGTCCCCGAACGGTTCACGCCCGACGTCAAGGTCGGCCAACCGGCGGATGTCCGTGTCGACGCTTACTCGGATCACGTCTTCCACGGCCGCGTTGCCCGGGTGAACCCGACGGTCGACACGGCCACGCGGACGTTTATGGTCGAGATCGAGGTGCCGAACCTGGACGGCCGCCTGAAAGCCGGCGGGTTCGCCCGGGCCGCCATCCTGACCCGCACCGACGCGGCCGTGAAGTCCGTCCCCCCGCAGGCGATCGTGAATTTCGCCGGCGTGAACAAGGTGTTCGTGGTCGCGAACGAGAAGGCCAAAGCCGTCGTCGTGGACGTGGGCACGAGAGACAAGGATTGGATCGAGGTGATCGGCGATGTCACCAACGGCGCGACCGTCGTAACCAGTGGCCAGACGCAGTTGGTGGACGGTTCGGCCGTGCGTGTCAGGCCGTGA
- a CDS encoding TetR/AcrR family transcriptional regulator, whose translation MCPVENPRKPGRPKDPELEARRRAEILAVAAVVFAKTGYAETDVQVIADGAGVGKATVYRYFPTKKDLFLAAVDSGLQQLSAEIDAVITNPTTDPFDRIAAAVRTYLAFFARRPEMTELFIQERAAFRDRHQPLYFATKEKDPCGSSEVAFLGELYASGRLRAVPPQQLMTVLGDLLYGTMMTNYLSGRPVDPDAQAKEILDVILLGIVSDAERKRHARAAKGKES comes from the coding sequence ATGTGTCCCGTTGAGAACCCCCGCAAGCCGGGGCGGCCGAAAGACCCCGAACTCGAAGCCCGGCGCCGCGCGGAGATCCTCGCGGTCGCGGCCGTGGTGTTCGCCAAGACGGGGTACGCCGAGACGGACGTCCAGGTCATCGCCGACGGGGCCGGGGTCGGGAAGGCGACGGTCTATCGGTACTTCCCGACGAAAAAAGATCTGTTCCTGGCGGCAGTCGACAGCGGCCTGCAGCAACTGTCCGCCGAAATCGACGCCGTCATCACCAACCCGACCACTGATCCGTTCGACCGCATCGCCGCGGCCGTGCGGACATACCTCGCGTTCTTCGCCCGCCGGCCCGAGATGACCGAACTCTTCATCCAGGAGCGGGCGGCGTTCCGCGACCGCCACCAGCCCCTCTACTTCGCGACCAAGGAAAAAGACCCTTGCGGGTCCTCCGAGGTCGCGTTCCTCGGCGAACTCTACGCGAGCGGCCGCCTCCGGGCGGTGCCGCCCCAGCAACTCATGACAGTCCTCGGTGATCTGCTGTACGGCACGATGATGACCAACTACCTGTCCGGTCGACCCGTGGACCCGGACGCCCAGGCCAAAGAAATACTCGACGTGATCCTGCTCGGCATCGTGAGTGACGCCGAGCGGAAACGCCACGCCCGCGCGGCGAAGGGAAAAGAGTCATGA